A genomic region of Silurus meridionalis isolate SWU-2019-XX chromosome 7, ASM1480568v1, whole genome shotgun sequence contains the following coding sequences:
- the phf5a gene encoding PHD finger-like domain-containing protein 5A, which yields MAKHHPDLIFCRKQAGVAIGRLCEKCDGKCVICDSYVRPCTLVRICDECNYGSYQGRCVICGGPGVSDAYYCKECTIQEKDRDGCPKIVNLGSSKTDLFYERKKYGFKKR from the exons ATGGCTAAACATCATCCGGATTTGATTTTCTGCAGAAAACAAGCAGGCGTCG cCATTGGAAGACTTTGTGAAAAAT GCGATGGAAAGTGCGTCATCTGCGACTCTTACGTCAGGCCATGCACGCTCGTACGCATATGTGATGAATGTAACTACGGCTCGTATCAAGGGCGCTGTGTGATATGCGGAGGTCCGGGGGTATCAGACGCTTACTACTGTAAAGAATGCACCATACAGGAAAAAGAT CGAGATGGTTGCCCCAAGATCGTGAACCTCGGCAGCTCTAAGACTGACCTcttttatgaaagaaaaaagtatggCTTCAAAAAGAGGTGA